Proteins from a genomic interval of Anaerobaca lacustris:
- a CDS encoding glutamine--tRNA ligase/YqeY domain fusion protein has translation MKDEKDGLAGAGGAEGEERKLDFVRQIVADDLKTGKWNGAVCTRFPPEPNGYLHIGHAKSINLNYGIAAEFGGKFNLRFDDTNPEKEEQEYVDSIIADVRWLGADWEDRLFYGSDYFQQMYEWAVELVKKGKAYVCDLTAEETREYRGTLTRPGKDSPYRSRSVEENLDLFERMAKGEFPDGSKTLRARIDMAHPNLNMRDPIMYRIVHERHHRQGDRWCIYPMYDWAHGFEDSIEGITHSICTLEFENHRPLYDWFIDAVNEGRTDDGSGPWGRKIHHPQQIEFARLNLTYTVMSKRKLLRLVKERLVRGWDDPRMPTICGMRRRGFSPEAIRNFCKLIGVNKFNSTVEIALLEHCLREDLNKTSARVMAVLRPLKVVIDNYPADQVEELEAINNPEDPSAGTRKVPFSRELYIEREDFMEEPPKKFFRLAPGREVRLRYAYFITCTSVVKDAEGNVVELHCTYDPATRGGDAPDGRKVKATLHWVSARHARKAEVRLYDNLFTQENPDDVEEGQDFTASLNPESLEILSDCYVEPALAEAKTLDRFQFERLGYFCVDPDSTSEMPVFNRTVGLRDTWARIQKGQSD, from the coding sequence ATGAAAGACGAGAAAGATGGACTGGCCGGCGCCGGCGGCGCTGAGGGCGAGGAGCGCAAGCTGGATTTCGTGCGGCAGATCGTCGCCGACGACCTGAAGACGGGCAAGTGGAACGGCGCGGTCTGCACGCGGTTTCCGCCGGAGCCTAACGGCTATCTGCATATCGGGCACGCCAAGAGCATCAACCTCAACTACGGGATCGCCGCGGAGTTCGGCGGCAAGTTCAACCTGCGGTTCGATGACACGAACCCGGAGAAAGAGGAGCAGGAGTACGTCGATTCGATCATCGCCGACGTCCGCTGGCTCGGTGCCGATTGGGAGGACCGGCTGTTCTACGGCTCCGATTACTTCCAGCAGATGTACGAATGGGCCGTCGAGTTGGTCAAGAAGGGCAAGGCCTACGTCTGCGACCTGACCGCTGAAGAGACCCGCGAGTATCGTGGCACACTGACCCGACCCGGCAAGGACAGCCCCTATCGCAGCCGCTCGGTCGAGGAGAACCTCGATCTCTTCGAGCGAATGGCCAAAGGCGAATTCCCCGATGGGTCCAAGACGCTCCGGGCCAGAATCGACATGGCCCACCCCAACCTGAACATGCGCGATCCGATCATGTACCGGATCGTCCACGAGCGTCACCATCGCCAGGGCGACCGCTGGTGCATCTATCCGATGTACGACTGGGCCCACGGGTTCGAGGACTCGATCGAGGGCATCACGCACTCGATCTGCACACTCGAATTCGAGAACCACCGCCCGCTGTACGACTGGTTCATCGACGCGGTGAACGAGGGCCGCACCGACGACGGCTCCGGCCCCTGGGGCAGGAAGATCCACCATCCGCAGCAGATCGAGTTCGCCCGCCTGAACCTGACGTACACCGTGATGAGCAAGCGCAAGCTGCTGCGGCTCGTGAAGGAGAGACTCGTCCGGGGCTGGGACGACCCGCGTATGCCCACGATCTGCGGCATGCGTCGTCGCGGGTTCTCGCCCGAGGCGATCCGCAATTTCTGCAAGCTGATCGGCGTCAACAAATTCAACAGCACCGTGGAGATCGCCCTGCTCGAGCATTGCCTGCGCGAGGACCTGAACAAGACGTCGGCCCGTGTGATGGCGGTGCTGCGGCCGTTGAAGGTCGTGATCGACAACTACCCGGCCGATCAGGTCGAGGAGCTGGAGGCGATCAACAATCCCGAAGACCCGTCGGCGGGAACGCGCAAGGTGCCGTTCTCGCGCGAGCTGTACATCGAGCGGGAAGACTTCATGGAGGAGCCGCCGAAGAAGTTCTTCCGGCTCGCCCCCGGTCGCGAGGTACGTCTGCGCTACGCGTACTTCATCACCTGCACCAGCGTCGTCAAGGACGCCGAAGGCAACGTTGTCGAGCTGCACTGCACCTACGATCCCGCTACACGCGGCGGGGACGCCCCCGACGGCCGCAAGGTCAAGGCGACGCTGCATTGGGTCTCGGCCCGGCACGCGCGCAAGGCCGAAGTGCGACTCTATGACAACCTCTTCACCCAGGAGAATCCCGACGACGTCGAAGAAGGGCAGGACTTCACCGCCAGTCTGAATCCGGAATCGCTGGAGATCCTGAGCGATTGCTACGTCGAGCCAGCCCTGGCCGAAGCCAAGACGCTGGACCGCTTCCAATTCGAGCGGCTCGGCTACTTCTGCGTCGATCCCGACAGCACATCCGAGATGCCGGTCTTCAACCGCACCGTCGGCCTCCGCGACACCTGGGCCAGGATACAGAAGGGCCAGAGCGATTGA
- a CDS encoding nitrite/sulfite reductase has translation MENERQSNVSPASGEGTPLPGRVLGVYPQKQAGLYMQRVKIPGGRINWPQWRRIAELAETCCNGFPLHLTTRQDLELHNIRRQDVATVQQRLAEVGLTVFGACGDSVRNITVCSGCEFCPGGLDVMPLAQLVRQGIDREPVIFTLPRKFKISLSGCPKACAKPWLNDLGFIGQPGGRFVVIGAGSLGAKPALGIELYHNMSAGDVLPLCVAAVEMFEKHGDRQNRRRARFRHVRERLGDDVFKAELESRFEHVKARRSRPRVTCGAGLGQVQQQCRLQLPDGNVTPAQAVRLADVVEPHEAAVRIDLEHGLVLYGPKPVPLPADLAAWATGPTIVACPGSRTCPRGLTDCWATAAKIRECVPTEKLSGVRISISGCPNGCAHSAVASIGLVGMLRKIDGAAAPHYQVLAGGGNGTNATLATLQGVQRAEDVPTVVETLL, from the coding sequence ATGGAGAATGAGCGGCAGTCGAATGTGTCGCCGGCATCCGGGGAGGGAACACCCCTCCCCGGTCGGGTGCTTGGCGTCTATCCACAGAAGCAGGCCGGCTTGTACATGCAAAGGGTCAAGATTCCCGGAGGACGAATCAACTGGCCCCAATGGCGAAGGATCGCCGAACTCGCCGAGACCTGCTGCAACGGCTTTCCCCTGCATTTGACGACCCGCCAGGACCTCGAACTGCACAACATTCGGCGCCAGGATGTCGCGACAGTGCAGCAGCGTCTGGCGGAGGTCGGCCTGACCGTGTTCGGAGCGTGCGGCGACTCGGTACGCAACATCACCGTCTGCTCCGGCTGTGAGTTCTGCCCCGGCGGTCTCGACGTGATGCCCTTGGCCCAACTGGTGCGTCAGGGCATTGATCGGGAGCCGGTTATCTTCACCCTGCCGCGAAAGTTCAAGATCAGCCTCTCGGGCTGTCCGAAGGCCTGCGCCAAGCCCTGGCTGAACGACCTGGGTTTCATCGGACAGCCAGGCGGGCGATTCGTCGTCATCGGGGCCGGCTCGCTCGGCGCCAAACCTGCTCTTGGCATCGAACTCTACCACAACATGTCCGCCGGCGACGTTCTGCCTTTGTGTGTCGCGGCTGTCGAGATGTTCGAGAAGCACGGGGACCGGCAGAACAGGCGTCGCGCGCGATTCCGCCACGTTCGAGAGAGGCTCGGCGACGATGTCTTCAAGGCCGAACTGGAGTCGCGCTTCGAACACGTCAAGGCGCGCCGGTCGCGGCCTCGCGTTACTTGCGGCGCCGGGCTCGGCCAGGTGCAGCAACAGTGCCGGCTTCAGTTGCCCGACGGCAACGTCACCCCCGCACAAGCGGTGCGATTGGCCGATGTAGTCGAGCCGCACGAGGCAGCGGTGCGGATCGATCTGGAGCATGGACTTGTCCTGTACGGTCCGAAGCCGGTGCCACTGCCGGCGGATCTGGCGGCTTGGGCGACCGGCCCGACGATTGTCGCCTGCCCCGGCTCCAGGACATGCCCCAGAGGCCTGACGGACTGCTGGGCCACGGCCGCAAAGATACGGGAATGCGTGCCGACGGAGAAGCTCTCGGGTGTTCGCATCAGCATCTCCGGATGCCCCAACGGCTGCGCGCACAGCGCCGTGGCGTCAATCGGTCTGGTCGGGATGCTGCGCAAGATCGACGGGGCGGCCGCGCCTCACTACCAGGTGCTCGCCGGAGGAGGCAACGGCACAAACGCCACACTGGCCACCCTGCAGGGCGTGCAGCGCGCCGAGGATGTTCCGACCGTTGTGGAAACGCTGCTCTGA
- a CDS encoding phosphoadenylyl-sulfate reductase, translating to MLEDVMVDDVAELVASLNFAEKVERSRQLIRLALEEYGSGLVVANSLGKDSVAVWHLAKSVSADIGGFIVTTRYKPPETVQFMREEVARYPELRVFRNDVEIPDNLHQTDPDRCCDLLKVEPTRRAIEQMNVTCWVTGLRCTEGRTRTDFKEVEERDPGLIKLNPILIWHEREVWQYLALHQVPVNPLYAQGYRSLGCAPCTRITLGADERAGRWIGTSKCGGECGIHTRPLKAVAQGR from the coding sequence ATGTTGGAAGATGTGATGGTTGACGATGTGGCGGAACTGGTGGCGAGCCTGAACTTCGCCGAAAAGGTCGAGCGGTCCCGGCAGTTGATCCGCCTGGCCCTGGAGGAATACGGCAGCGGACTCGTCGTGGCGAACAGCCTCGGCAAGGACTCCGTCGCCGTCTGGCACCTGGCCAAGAGCGTCAGTGCGGACATCGGCGGCTTCATCGTGACGACCCGCTACAAACCCCCGGAGACCGTGCAATTCATGCGCGAGGAAGTCGCGAGGTATCCGGAACTGCGGGTCTTCCGCAACGATGTGGAGATCCCCGACAACCTCCACCAGACGGACCCGGACCGCTGCTGCGACCTGCTGAAGGTCGAGCCCACGCGTCGGGCCATCGAACAGATGAATGTCACGTGCTGGGTCACGGGCTTGCGGTGCACCGAGGGCCGCACCCGCACGGATTTCAAAGAAGTCGAGGAACGAGACCCCGGGCTGATTAAGCTCAATCCGATCCTGATCTGGCACGAGCGGGAGGTCTGGCAGTACCTGGCGCTCCATCAGGTGCCCGTCAATCCGCTCTACGCCCAAGGCTATCGTTCGCTGGGCTGCGCCCCCTGCACGAGGATCACGCTGGGCGCCGACGAACGGGCCGGCCGGTGGATCGGAACCAGCAAGTGCGGCGGTGAATGCGGCATCCACACGCGCCCGCTGAAGGCCGTCGCACAAGGAAGATAA
- a CDS encoding DUF2061 domain-containing protein, which produces METRSRSILKAVTWRAGGTVVTCAVAWALTGNLDLAARIGLLDTGVKIGAFYFHERLWNHLRFGRAEPPEYQI; this is translated from the coding sequence ATGGAGACACGTTCAAGAAGCATCCTCAAAGCAGTGACCTGGCGGGCGGGTGGAACGGTGGTGACCTGCGCCGTGGCATGGGCGCTCACAGGCAACCTGGACCTGGCCGCACGGATCGGACTGCTGGACACGGGCGTAAAGATCGGGGCCTTCTACTTCCACGAGCGCCTGTGGAATCACCTCCGTTTCGGCAGGGCAGAACCGCCGGAATACCAGATCTGA
- a CDS encoding RrF2 family transcriptional regulator has product MKTQLLVSKKCEYGLRAVFELARKANSGSMKIQEIASAQGIPSRFLEAILVELKNGGFVVSKRGNSGGYSLARDARDIHVGQVIRLFEGRLDSTESRGVPTADRAGDVAFSHLWKRTQAAISDVYDQTTVHDLVEEETACRCADAMNFVI; this is encoded by the coding sequence ATGAAGACACAGTTGCTGGTTTCGAAGAAGTGTGAGTATGGGCTGAGAGCCGTCTTCGAACTCGCTCGAAAGGCCAACTCAGGCTCTATGAAGATCCAGGAGATTGCGTCCGCTCAAGGAATCCCATCTCGTTTTCTGGAGGCCATCTTGGTCGAACTGAAGAACGGCGGCTTTGTCGTTTCCAAGAGAGGCAACAGTGGTGGATACAGCTTGGCGCGCGACGCCCGCGATATCCACGTGGGCCAGGTCATTCGCCTGTTTGAGGGCCGTTTGGACAGTACAGAGAGCCGCGGCGTCCCAACCGCCGATCGCGCGGGCGATGTTGCATTTTCGCACCTGTGGAAACGAACGCAAGCGGCCATCTCCGACGTCTACGATCAAACGACGGTGCACGATCTCGTCGAAGAGGAGACGGCGTGCAGGTGTGCCGACGCGATGAATTTCGTGATCTAA
- a CDS encoding chromate transporter, with translation MCTVARRISLARLFWTFFRIGLLTFGGGVAMAAVMRYELVLKRRWLGEDDFVSAMSTATAVPGVIAVNLAFLQGQRFGGLPGAGAAVLGTICPSFFVILLIVGFALPHFDHPTVAVFLKGCAIAVSGQIAFATYTFARRVRRNWRTGLACAVGLTVLLLGLHPIWAVVAAAGLSYFLQEPNGLSDTNGSEESQEGDA, from the coding sequence ATGTGTACTGTAGCACGGCGGATTTCCTTGGCTCGTCTTTTCTGGACGTTCTTTCGCATCGGGCTGCTGACGTTTGGAGGCGGCGTGGCGATGGCGGCCGTGATGCGATATGAGCTCGTTCTCAAGCGTCGTTGGCTGGGTGAGGACGACTTCGTCTCGGCCATGTCCACGGCGACGGCTGTTCCGGGCGTGATCGCGGTGAATCTTGCCTTTCTCCAGGGGCAGCGCTTCGGCGGGCTTCCGGGGGCAGGCGCCGCCGTTTTGGGGACGATCTGTCCGTCGTTCTTCGTGATCCTCCTGATCGTCGGGTTCGCGTTGCCCCATTTCGATCATCCGACGGTGGCGGTGTTTCTGAAAGGGTGTGCCATTGCCGTCAGCGGCCAGATCGCCTTCGCCACGTACACGTTTGCCCGGAGGGTGCGGCGGAACTGGCGCACCGGCCTGGCCTGTGCCGTCGGGCTGACCGTGCTGCTGCTGGGTCTTCACCCGATCTGGGCCGTGGTCGCTGCCGCCGGATTGAGCTATTTCCTTCAGGAGCCGAATGGACTGTCGGACACCAACGGCAGCGAGGAATCGCAGGAAGGAGACGCATGA
- a CDS encoding chromate transporter: MNQTLSSLFVSFCLIGIGAYGGGLVTVPLIQHEITENHDWLSQQEMGRIVAIAQMTPGPIAINAATFVGYRVAGIGGAIVATTAVVLPSITILFVLSHIVRRVRSSESLMRFRTGMHTGVLSLLLFAVWSYGRGVVSGAPELGIAVAAFLTLVVFDRRIHPLIVIVAAGLVGLVIF, from the coding sequence ATGAACCAAACGCTGTCGTCGCTGTTTGTGAGCTTCTGCCTCATCGGAATCGGCGCATACGGGGGAGGTCTGGTGACGGTCCCTCTGATCCAGCACGAAATCACCGAGAATCACGACTGGCTCTCCCAACAGGAGATGGGCAGGATCGTGGCGATCGCGCAGATGACGCCCGGCCCAATCGCCATCAACGCCGCCACCTTCGTCGGGTATCGGGTCGCAGGGATCGGTGGAGCCATCGTGGCCACAACCGCCGTCGTTCTGCCTTCCATCACGATCCTCTTCGTATTGTCGCATATCGTCCGCCGCGTCCGTTCGAGCGAGTCCCTCATGCGTTTCCGCACAGGGATGCACACGGGCGTTCTGAGCCTGCTTCTCTTCGCCGTCTGGTCCTATGGGCGAGGCGTTGTCTCGGGAGCACCGGAGTTAGGGATCGCCGTGGCGGCGTTCCTGACGCTGGTGGTATTCGATCGTCGAATCCACCCTCTCATCGTCATTGTCGCCGCCGGGCTTGTCGGCTTGGTCATCTTCTGA
- the trpC gene encoding indole-3-glycerol phosphate synthase TrpC, with translation MANILDQIVADKRREVRDRQTQVSLDQLKARIVGLPRCRNFYKAVTKPNRRGLNVIAEVKKASPSAGLIRADFDPVAIARTYERCGADAISVLTDEKYFQGKLEYVEQVKQAVEVPVLRKDFIVDLWQVYESRAAGADAILLIADALPPGELMDLMIAATELTLTVLVEVHQADALLSVRSLIGFPEHGYSVLGINNRDLTTMTVDLNTTSRLKGMLDDDVPVVAESGVRTRGDVERLIGVGVRAVLIGQTLCEHSDIAEKFAELFG, from the coding sequence TTGGCAAACATCCTGGACCAGATCGTTGCCGACAAGCGCCGGGAGGTGCGGGACAGACAGACCCAGGTCAGTCTGGACCAGCTCAAGGCGCGGATCGTCGGCCTTCCGAGGTGCCGCAACTTCTACAAGGCGGTCACCAAACCGAACCGGCGCGGACTCAACGTGATCGCCGAGGTCAAGAAGGCCTCGCCGTCAGCCGGACTGATTCGCGCCGATTTCGATCCCGTGGCGATCGCCCGAACGTATGAACGGTGCGGCGCCGATGCGATCAGCGTCCTGACCGACGAGAAGTACTTTCAGGGCAAGCTCGAATACGTCGAGCAGGTCAAACAGGCGGTCGAGGTGCCGGTGTTGCGGAAGGACTTCATTGTCGATCTCTGGCAGGTGTACGAGTCGCGCGCCGCCGGGGCCGACGCCATCCTGCTGATCGCCGACGCCCTGCCGCCGGGCGAGTTGATGGACCTGATGATCGCGGCGACGGAGCTGACGCTGACCGTGCTCGTCGAGGTCCACCAGGCCGATGCGCTGCTGAGCGTCCGGAGCCTGATCGGTTTCCCGGAACACGGCTACAGCGTGCTCGGCATCAACAATCGCGACCTGACGACCATGACGGTCGATCTCAACACGACCAGCCGGCTCAAGGGGATGCTCGATGACGATGTGCCCGTCGTCGCCGAAAGCGGCGTGCGGACGCGAGGCGACGTCGAGAGACTCATCGGCGTCGGCGTTCGGGCCGTCCTGATCGGCCAGACCCTCTGCGAGCATTCCGACATCGCCGAGAAGTTCGCCGAGCTGTTCGGCTGA
- a CDS encoding DUF1844 domain-containing protein, which produces MADEKKLIIDEDWKKQAQQEKEVLAAKEKQEKDKAPEADEAPGRSGPLPEGDLLALVNMLTTQALFAMGVLRVEGQDDREPDLEMARYNIDMLEVLEEKTKGNLTDQEAQVLKNTLSELRMGFVQIAEHGMPQPE; this is translated from the coding sequence ATGGCAGACGAGAAGAAACTCATCATCGACGAGGATTGGAAGAAGCAGGCCCAGCAGGAAAAAGAGGTCCTGGCTGCCAAGGAGAAGCAGGAGAAGGACAAGGCGCCTGAGGCGGACGAGGCCCCGGGTCGGTCCGGCCCGTTGCCCGAGGGCGACCTGCTGGCGCTGGTCAACATGCTGACGACGCAGGCGCTGTTCGCGATGGGCGTGCTGCGGGTCGAGGGCCAGGACGACAGGGAGCCGGACCTGGAGATGGCGCGGTACAATATCGACATGCTCGAGGTGCTGGAAGAGAAGACCAAAGGCAACCTGACGGACCAGGAGGCGCAGGTGCTCAAGAACACCCTGAGCGAGCTGCGCATGGGTTTCGTCCAGATCGCCGAGCACGGCATGCCGCAGCCCGAGTAG
- the smpB gene encoding SsrA-binding protein SmpB: MMARMSKKGKTGFDNPAAFNKKAYRDYELVEKFEAGLALTGSEVKSLRGAAADLSGSYARLERGECWLVGAKIAPYAMARDGGHEPTRKRKLLLHKAELHRISVKLEQRGFTLVPLRMYFSSRGLAKVELALAQGKRQYDKRATIAERSQKRDLDRDMKKYRKR, encoded by the coding sequence ATGATGGCTCGGATGTCGAAGAAGGGTAAAACGGGGTTTGACAATCCGGCGGCGTTCAACAAGAAGGCGTACCGCGATTATGAGCTGGTCGAGAAGTTCGAGGCCGGGCTGGCGCTGACCGGCAGCGAAGTCAAGTCGTTGCGCGGTGCGGCGGCCGACCTGAGCGGCTCGTATGCCCGCCTGGAGAGGGGCGAATGCTGGCTCGTCGGCGCCAAGATCGCACCGTATGCGATGGCCCGCGACGGCGGCCACGAGCCGACGCGAAAGCGAAAGCTCCTGCTGCACAAGGCCGAGCTGCACCGCATCTCGGTCAAGCTCGAACAGCGGGGCTTCACGCTGGTTCCTCTTCGCATGTACTTCAGCAGCAGAGGGCTGGCGAAGGTCGAGCTGGCGCTGGCCCAGGGCAAACGGCAGTACGACAAGCGGGCGACCATCGCCGAACGCAGCCAGAAGCGCGATCTCGATCGCGACATGAAGAAGTATCGAAAACGATAA
- a CDS encoding Gfo/Idh/MocA family protein — translation MSDVRAAVVGAGFIGPVHVEALLRIGVEVTGVLGVSDAESRATAERLGLSKAYRSFEEVLEDGAVKVVHIATPNRLHYPMAKAVLEAGKHVLCEKPLAMNSAESQELVELARTSGLAAAVNYNIRYYPLCLEAADIVRRGDLGDVYSVCGSYVQDWLLYPTDYNWRVLAEEGGELRAIADIGTHWLDLVHAITGLEVEAVCADLSTVHPVRQRPLGEVQTFKGKEKGGPAKTEPVDITTEDYGAVLMRFKEGARGCLEVSQVTAGRKNCLRYEIAGAQRALTWCSERPNELWAGHRNRPNETLIRDPALVSDRARHFINYPGGHNEGFPDTFKQCFRAFYEYIEAGDFAAPPTFPTLADGHREIVLCEAILRSHREQRWVELKGDRS, via the coding sequence ATGTCAGATGTGCGTGCGGCGGTTGTCGGCGCCGGGTTTATTGGCCCGGTACACGTCGAGGCGCTTCTACGAATCGGCGTCGAGGTCACGGGGGTTCTGGGTGTCTCTGACGCCGAATCGCGGGCGACGGCCGAAAGGCTGGGCCTGTCGAAGGCCTACCGGAGTTTCGAGGAGGTGCTTGAAGACGGAGCGGTGAAGGTCGTGCACATCGCCACGCCGAATCGGCTGCACTATCCGATGGCCAAGGCGGTCCTGGAGGCGGGCAAGCACGTGCTGTGTGAGAAGCCGCTGGCGATGAACTCGGCCGAGTCGCAAGAGCTGGTCGAACTGGCCCGTACGAGCGGCTTGGCGGCGGCGGTCAACTACAACATCCGCTACTATCCGCTGTGTCTGGAGGCGGCCGATATCGTGCGGCGCGGCGATCTGGGCGACGTCTACTCGGTCTGCGGCAGCTACGTGCAGGATTGGCTGCTCTACCCGACGGACTACAACTGGCGGGTCCTGGCCGAAGAGGGAGGCGAACTGCGTGCGATTGCGGACATCGGCACGCACTGGCTGGATCTGGTCCATGCCATTACGGGCCTTGAGGTGGAAGCAGTTTGCGCGGACCTGTCCACGGTCCATCCCGTTCGGCAGCGCCCTCTCGGAGAGGTCCAGACGTTCAAGGGCAAGGAGAAGGGCGGGCCCGCCAAAACTGAGCCGGTGGACATCACCACCGAGGACTACGGGGCTGTGCTGATGCGCTTCAAGGAAGGTGCCCGCGGCTGCCTGGAAGTCTCGCAGGTGACGGCCGGTCGCAAGAACTGCCTGCGCTACGAGATCGCCGGCGCCCAGCGCGCGCTGACCTGGTGCAGCGAGCGGCCCAATGAATTGTGGGCAGGGCACCGCAACCGACCCAACGAGACCTTGATTCGCGACCCGGCCCTCGTGTCCGACCGGGCGCGCCACTTCATCAACTATCCGGGTGGGCACAATGAAGGCTTCCCGGACACGTTCAAGCAGTGTTTCCGTGCGTTCTATGAGTATATCGAGGCCGGTGATTTCGCTGCGCCGCCGACCTTTCCCACGCTTGCCGATGGACACCGCGAGATCGTGCTGTGCGAGGCTATTCTACGGAGCCATCGAGAACAGAGATGGGTCGAACTGAAAGGAGACCGTTCATGA
- a CDS encoding sugar phosphate isomerase/epimerase family protein produces MKLGFVSAILPDLPLEEVIRFASETGYSCVELMCWPKGKAERRYAGVTHIDAAGFRQSDAEKVRVLLKDAGVSVSSLGYYPNYLTPNAEEARAVTAHFKKVIQAASLLGVGRVTTFIGRDWTKSVEENWPRFKKVWAPLVRFAEDHDVQIGIENCPMLFTDDEWPGGKNLAHSPSVWRRMFEELPSKSFGLNYDPSHLVWQQMDYIKPLWEFKDRIFHVHAKDVRLDRDRLDDVGILATPLQYHSPKLPGLGEVDWGRFCSVLGEIGYDGPVCVEVEDRAYEGSLETRKAALRQSARFLSQFIP; encoded by the coding sequence ATGAAGCTTGGATTCGTCAGTGCGATTCTGCCCGATCTGCCGCTCGAAGAGGTGATCCGGTTTGCGTCGGAGACCGGATATTCTTGCGTGGAACTGATGTGCTGGCCGAAGGGCAAGGCGGAGCGTCGGTATGCCGGCGTGACCCACATCGACGCGGCCGGTTTCAGGCAATCCGATGCCGAGAAGGTCCGCGTCCTTCTTAAGGATGCCGGCGTGAGTGTCAGCTCCCTGGGCTATTATCCAAACTACCTGACACCCAATGCGGAGGAAGCCAGGGCCGTGACGGCCCATTTCAAGAAGGTCATCCAGGCGGCGTCGCTGCTGGGCGTCGGGCGGGTCACGACCTTCATCGGGCGGGATTGGACGAAGTCGGTCGAGGAGAACTGGCCACGGTTCAAGAAGGTCTGGGCGCCACTGGTGCGATTTGCCGAAGACCACGATGTGCAGATCGGCATCGAAAACTGTCCCATGCTCTTCACCGACGATGAATGGCCGGGCGGCAAGAACCTCGCGCACAGCCCCAGCGTCTGGCGTCGGATGTTCGAGGAGCTTCCGTCGAAGTCTTTCGGGCTGAACTACGACCCGTCCCATCTGGTCTGGCAGCAGATGGACTACATCAAGCCGTTGTGGGAGTTCAAGGACCGCATCTTCCACGTGCACGCCAAGGACGTGCGGCTGGACCGCGACCGGCTCGATGACGTTGGCATTCTGGCGACGCCACTGCAATATCACAGCCCGAAGCTGCCCGGCCTGGGCGAAGTCGACTGGGGCCGGTTCTGTTCGGTCCTCGGTGAGATCGGCTACGATGGGCCGGTCTGCGTCGAGGTCGAGGACCGGGCCTACGAGGGGTCTCTGGAGACGCGCAAAGCGGCCCTTCGCCAAAGCGCCAGGTTTCTGAGCCAGTTCATCCCGTAA
- the deoC gene encoding deoxyribose-phosphate aldolase yields MDYTYADIAKMIDHSLLNPTLTDRQLEEGCRLAVDYDVASVCILPYCLKRCAEILAGSTVKASTTIGFPHGGHATVVKVAETLQALRDGGQELDMVVNISKVLSGDWDYVRGDLAAVIEPTHAHGQKVKVIFENCYLNDDQKIRLCEICTSLGADWVKTSTGYGTGGATMEDLKLMRAHCPDHVQVKAAGGVRDLDTLLEVRRIGVTRAGATRTAEILDECQRRLAAAGQ; encoded by the coding sequence ATGGATTACACGTATGCCGACATCGCCAAGATGATCGACCATTCGCTGCTGAACCCGACGCTGACGGATCGGCAGCTTGAAGAGGGGTGCCGGCTGGCTGTTGACTACGACGTTGCCAGCGTGTGCATTCTGCCGTACTGCCTGAAACGGTGTGCAGAAATCCTCGCGGGCAGCACGGTCAAAGCCAGCACGACGATCGGGTTTCCGCACGGTGGGCATGCGACGGTTGTCAAGGTGGCCGAAACGCTGCAGGCGCTGCGCGACGGCGGCCAGGAGCTGGACATGGTCGTCAATATCAGCAAGGTCCTCAGCGGCGACTGGGACTATGTTCGCGGCGATCTGGCGGCGGTGATCGAGCCAACGCATGCGCATGGTCAGAAGGTCAAGGTCATCTTCGAGAACTGCTACCTGAACGACGACCAGAAGATCCGGCTCTGCGAGATCTGCACTTCACTCGGCGCCGACTGGGTGAAGACCTCGACGGGGTACGGCACGGGCGGCGCGACGATGGAGGACCTGAAACTGATGCGGGCCCACTGCCCGGACCACGTACAGGTCAAGGCCGCCGGGGGTGTCCGCGATCTGGACACGCTGCTGGAGGTCAGGAGAATCGGCGTCACCCGCGCCGGCGCGACCCGCACCGCCGAGATTCTCGATGAGTGCCAACGTCGGCTTGCTGCCGCCGGTCAGTAG